The DNA window tcttcctcctttctttccAAATTCGTCAAAGCTTCCGCCCCTTCCAATTCTAACTCTCCTCCACCGCCGCCACTGTCGTCGGAGTCTGACAAGCAAGCGCCGCTCCTCTCCATTCAAGACAAGCTCAAGAAAAAGCCCGCCCCCGATTCTTCTAGGGTTCCGGAGAAGAACAGAGATAGGGAACCCGATCCAACCACCAGAAGACGAAGCAGAAGCAGAACTAGAAGTAGAGACAGATGTAGGGAGAGGGGAAAGGAATCGAGAAGGAGAAGTAGgagcagaagcagaagcagagaGAGACACTCTCATAGAGACAGAGATAGAGATAGGGATAGGAGACGAAGAAGAAGGAGCAGGTTGAGAAGTAGAAGCGATTCCGATGGGGAGAGGCGGCGTAGAGGGAGACGCAGGAGCAGGAGTAGAAGTGTTTCTCCCCGCAGGTCAGAGAAGAATAGGGATCGAGATGATAGAAGAAAGGGGAACAATGCTGGGGTTGATTATGCCAAGCTTATTTCTGGTTATGACACTATGGTATCTTCAATCTTCTTCCcctaaaagaacaaaaaaaaaaggaaaaagaaaaagaagtgttTGTGCTTGatactttggtttatttcaattttaattatttgtgcCATGCCAAGCTTGTTGTCTAAGTGATGTGAGTAGTAATGGAGCTTATTGTTTGTACTTTGTAGAACTGCTTagtatttagttagtttcttaAAAGTAAAAATCTTAATTAGTTTTCTCACTTTGCAATTACTCAAACAGTCATCTGCTGAAAGAGTCAAAGCTAAGATGAAGCTTCAGCTCTCCCAAACTGGTAAGTCTATAGTCCTTATTCAGACTTTCAGGTGGTGCTTTTTGATGCACAGCTTTGTTCTGCATATTCTAATTTGCTTTATGAACCATGAAATGTTCACACTGTCATTGTCATTGATTCTATTATTCTATATATTGCTTATGTTTACTATTGTGGTAATCAAGTGTAAGAACAATTTCCAACAGCTTACTGTGCGAAAATACAAGGTGAACTTGACTTTGCATGAATATCTCTGGTTGCTGTAGTGTGTGACCATGTGGTATCAGAATTTTAGGCTGgggttatgaaaaatattttacattcaGACTTGAAGAGAATACAGTAATAGTTACTTATTATTGAGCAAGTGTGCTGGTTTATACACGTTGTACCAACTTGATTTCGTGGGATATTTTTTAATGCAGCGGCCCAAGACTCAGAAAAAGGTAAGGGCTGGGAGCGATTTGAGTTTGACAAGGATGCCCCTCTTGAAGATGAGGAAATTGAAGGTTGGACTTGTTTGCCAATTtcattattctaaataaatttaccCAGACTTCTTCACTGCAAATATAATCTGTTTTAAAATGTTCAAATATCCTTCCAATGGACAGCTTTTTGAGTCTTCCTATGTTTTCCTGATAATGCAGCACAGGGTCCTGAATCATGATAATGTAAACTTCATTTTTAATTGATCCAATGTTGAGTACCGTTGTTGTGTGCTTGTTAATACCATCAATACTTACTGATTTTAATTGTTCATTGCTTAGtcatggtgattcttttaattattgaatGCCAATGATATTTTTGCTTATAAATGATAATGAGTAATGGTTTGGGGTTTGGCTTGAAGCCTGAAACTTAATTGAACTGATTGTATTTGCCCACCTATCTGCAGTGGCTGAAGATGATGCCTCCTTGGTCAAGCAAATTGGCCAGAGTTTCCGG is part of the Arachis duranensis cultivar V14167 chromosome 1, aradu.V14167.gnm2.J7QH, whole genome shotgun sequence genome and encodes:
- the LOC107491415 gene encoding uncharacterized protein LOC107491415, producing MEEEKAAAYYDELTRKGEGAARFKQGLGFSSAPSNDDAPKRGSALASSSSSFLSKFVKASAPSNSNSPPPPPLSSESDKQAPLLSIQDKLKKKPAPDSSRVPEKNRDREPDPTTRRRSRSRTRSRDRCRERGKESRRRSRSRSRSRERHSHRDRDRDRDRRRRRRSRLRSRSDSDGERRRRGRRRSRSRSVSPRRSEKNRDRDDRRKGNNAGVDYAKLISGYDTMSSAERVKAKMKLQLSQTAAQDSEKGKGWERFEFDKDAPLEDEEIEVAEDDASLVKQIGQSFRYSKIEARREEQIQAAHDEAMFGTSALPPPTSTDSEPERENEKEVDKKAVVTSLLSETVLAKRKGSWRDRVRES